In Spirochaetota bacterium, a single genomic region encodes these proteins:
- a CDS encoding MBL fold metallo-hydrolase: LLVTAMDVFCYLLVCPTTKEAVLIDPAGDYDDIMQAIQHHNASVKYIINTHGHFDHTSGNSKMIELTKAQLLIHEADVQQLTGIANRLMARFNKGSASPKPMQTLRDGDIIKFGNESLEVIHTPGHTPGSISLYTPGHVFTGDTLFTEGMGRTDLPGGSYKQIMESIYRILSLPDDTIIWPGHHYGRFPKSTVAEQKRYYM, from the coding sequence GCTTCTTGTTACTGCCATGGATGTGTTTTGCTATCTTTTAGTGTGCCCAACAACAAAAGAAGCAGTCCTGATTGACCCCGCTGGTGATTACGATGACATCATGCAGGCAATACAGCACCATAATGCCAGCGTAAAGTACATCATTAATACTCATGGTCACTTTGACCACACATCAGGTAATAGTAAAATGATTGAACTCACTAAAGCACAGCTTCTGATTCACGAAGCTGATGTGCAACAGTTAACCGGAATTGCCAACCGCCTCATGGCACGCTTCAACAAAGGAAGTGCATCTCCAAAACCCATGCAAACATTGCGCGATGGCGATATAATAAAATTTGGCAATGAATCACTTGAAGTAATCCATACGCCAGGACACACACCTGGCAGCATAAGCCTGTACACACCAGGCCATGTTTTCACCGGCGACACCCTTTTTACCGAAGGCATGGGGCGAACTGATTTACCCGGCGGTTCATATAAGCAAATAATGGAATCAATTTACCGGATACTATCGCTACCTGATGACACTATTATATGGCCAGGGCATCACTACGGGCGCTTTCCAAAAAGCACCGTAGCCGAGCAAAAGCGATATTACATGTAA
- the yidD gene encoding membrane protein insertion efficiency factor YidD gives MHKKIIFNWQLLVKIFLIIVCIITSSLVYADFPPWDADVVIPAETKRQKQTAPHVHNAAQAIGYFFIRMFQVIVSPQDGPNCRFQPTCSEYGRQAVMRYGFIVGGFLAGERLIRCNPYSMPGHDPLPQRISE, from the coding sequence GTGCATAAAAAAATTATCTTTAATTGGCAACTGTTAGTAAAAATATTTTTGATTATAGTGTGCATAATCACTTCAAGTTTGGTGTATGCTGATTTCCCACCATGGGATGCAGATGTTGTTATCCCCGCTGAAACAAAAAGGCAAAAGCAAACCGCACCACATGTACACAACGCTGCGCAGGCTATTGGCTATTTTTTTATTCGTATGTTTCAGGTGATTGTTTCACCTCAGGATGGGCCAAACTGCCGCTTTCAGCCAACCTGCAGCGAATATGGCAGACAAGCAGTTATGCGCTATGGCTTTATTGTAGGGGGATTTTTAGCAGGTGAGCGCCTTATCCGGTGTAACCCCTACTCAATGCCGGGACATGACCCGCTACCACAACGAATATCCGAGTAA
- a CDS encoding LON peptidase substrate-binding domain-containing protein yields MRIFYSYRKVLFPHCGVTVPIKRKLIAQRYAQGDTVIVYPVKSVHDYFSIKNVGVLAEVMKVELSDTTYLLSLKGLKRVKILSRKGLFQCQYEEIDETLPAKTELAEKIRKKAQELIFLINVDESDKLIHLLNYISDGAQLTDFIANYFILDYDERITLLNTIDVKQRIAKIITLLDELIAGVKRKRESEIHEKENIPG; encoded by the coding sequence GTGCGTATCTTTTATTCATACAGAAAGGTGTTATTCCCGCATTGCGGAGTTACAGTGCCCATAAAAAGAAAGTTGATTGCGCAACGCTATGCGCAGGGTGATACGGTTATTGTATATCCTGTAAAATCAGTGCACGATTATTTTTCTATTAAAAATGTAGGGGTGCTTGCGGAGGTGATGAAAGTGGAGCTATCGGACACAACATATTTGCTGTCGTTAAAAGGGCTCAAACGTGTGAAGATACTTAGCAGGAAGGGATTGTTCCAATGCCAGTATGAAGAAATTGATGAAACGCTACCAGCAAAAACAGAGCTGGCGGAAAAAATCAGAAAAAAAGCTCAGGAATTAATTTTTTTGATAAATGTTGATGAATCGGACAAACTGATACATCTTTTAAATTATATATCAGACGGGGCGCAGCTTACAGATTTTATTGCAAATTATTTCATACTTGACTATGATGAACGTATTACATTGCTCAATACAATTGATGTGAAACAGCGTATTGCAAAGATTATAACGCTTTTAGATGAACTTATTGCAGGAGTAAAAAGAAAAAGGGAGAGCGAAATACATGAAAAAGAAAATATACCAGGATGA
- a CDS encoding PilZ domain-containing protein, with product MAEKRKYTRVSKKCKSIVESMEGITFSTAHDISEGGMFISTPEPVHPGSTVDIEVYLSPEESITLKGTVRWVRKHEEGNHKAGMGIQFIPTSREMEKLKKAFLK from the coding sequence ATGGCTGAAAAACGAAAATATACTCGTGTGTCAAAAAAATGCAAATCTATAGTTGAAAGCATGGAAGGCATTACGTTCAGCACCGCACATGATATCAGCGAAGGCGGGATGTTCATTTCAACGCCCGAACCAGTGCATCCGGGAAGCACTGTTGACATTGAGGTATACCTTTCACCTGAAGAAAGCATAACACTTAAAGGCACTGTGCGTTGGGTACGCAAGCACGAAGAGGGCAACCACAAAGCCGGCATGGGTATTCAGTTTATACCCACAAGCAGGGAAATGGAAAAGCTTAAAAAAGCATTCTTAAAATGA
- a CDS encoding SNF2-related protein, with product MQTVHLFYEDDYNETKSVALNDKSILEYIAKHSFTPDSRFLLKTESFVLSCAYANNKMLSLSNSRTRILPHQVESTYTIVNSLHKRFLIADEVGLGKTIEAGLVIKELSYRYNYDRVCIVCPASLQYQWQHEMQSKFNEEFTIVDKKIYHKHRGNPWQLNKIICSIDFIKNKKFVDSLSQVQWDTVVIDEAHRLRRDALTQTKSYQVAEILAKNSKALLLLSATPFRGKLEELYYLISLLDKNLLGSLHSFQQTYCVPDANLAPLKQKISSVVIRRTKRDVGGFTRRLAKTIRFELYPEERILYDATTEYVADQFNKAMQADNRAIGFVMTVFQKLLDSSSYALMCALKKRHEYLTELKEKKALPALMWHEMDDDAIEDVDDIVAVESEELENEIATLEKLVAMAINVGRNKKAEKLLQLVKKLKAEKHEKILIFTQFRTTQEYLAQVLKNFKVVLFHGSLSRDEKEAAIESFKNDAEILICTEAGGEGRNLQFCNVLINYDLPWSPLKVEQRIGRIHRFGQSNNVIIYNFATRDTVAERVLEVLNHKLKLFEESLGTPDVILGDIADERFFNRIFMELIAGLKNKRKVSKDIDTHLQKARESYSKLQELTVARKIDMNFDQYYTITMQEREFTNARIEQFMNELKSVDTSIAQCISDPNPKTGLYFVRHNPAHGTPINKFGTFKSQIALENEALEFLAFGHPLVDFGIARCKEHAFGGFSGIKQIICPYDARGLIFHYLLTLYAKEEVQQIVPVFLPEDILNQAIVEDIEQEALRQYGCVVSVENDVAKNYCDRIEYYYELSLARLEKKVRAIVTEIKESMNLHIDPYLESLQHHYRQEMDFLEKRLEWQECQRKWYGKDMHSAMTRTKNMMKKIEEEFKIRLEQYSGFADVQWNYRLINVGILICKKSSF from the coding sequence ATGCAGACTGTTCATCTGTTCTATGAAGATGATTATAATGAAACAAAAAGCGTGGCATTGAATGATAAATCAATTTTAGAATATATTGCCAAACATTCATTTACTCCCGACAGCCGTTTTTTGCTGAAAACTGAAAGCTTTGTTCTTTCTTGCGCGTATGCCAATAATAAAATGCTGTCGCTATCCAATTCGCGTACTCGTATTCTGCCACATCAGGTGGAAAGCACCTATACAATTGTCAATTCGCTGCACAAGCGTTTTTTGATAGCTGATGAAGTTGGATTGGGTAAGACAATTGAAGCAGGACTTGTGATAAAGGAGCTATCGTACCGCTACAATTATGATAGGGTGTGCATTGTGTGCCCGGCAAGCCTGCAGTACCAGTGGCAGCATGAAATGCAGAGCAAATTCAATGAAGAATTTACGATAGTAGATAAAAAAATATATCATAAACACAGGGGCAATCCCTGGCAATTGAATAAGATTATCTGCTCAATTGATTTTATTAAGAACAAAAAGTTTGTAGATAGTTTGTCACAGGTGCAGTGGGACACTGTTGTCATTGATGAAGCCCATCGGTTGCGCCGTGATGCACTCACTCAGACAAAATCATACCAGGTGGCTGAAATCCTTGCCAAAAATAGCAAGGCATTGCTGCTGCTTTCAGCAACACCGTTTAGAGGTAAATTAGAAGAGCTTTATTATCTCATTTCGCTTCTTGATAAAAATCTTTTAGGGTCTTTGCACAGCTTTCAGCAAACTTACTGTGTGCCGGATGCCAACCTTGCGCCATTGAAACAAAAAATATCCTCAGTGGTAATTAGGAGGACTAAACGTGATGTTGGCGGGTTTACCAGGCGTCTTGCAAAAACAATACGTTTTGAATTGTATCCTGAGGAACGCATCCTCTATGATGCAACGACTGAATATGTTGCTGACCAGTTTAACAAAGCAATGCAGGCTGATAATCGTGCCATTGGCTTTGTTATGACGGTGTTTCAAAAGCTTTTGGATTCTTCGTCGTATGCGCTGATGTGCGCATTGAAAAAACGGCACGAATATTTAACAGAGCTGAAGGAGAAAAAAGCGCTGCCAGCACTTATGTGGCATGAGATGGATGATGATGCAATTGAAGATGTAGATGATATTGTAGCTGTTGAAAGTGAAGAGCTAGAGAATGAGATAGCAACCCTTGAGAAGCTTGTAGCAATGGCAATTAATGTAGGACGAAATAAAAAAGCAGAAAAACTGCTACAGCTTGTGAAAAAATTAAAAGCCGAAAAGCATGAAAAAATTCTTATCTTTACTCAGTTTAGGACAACTCAGGAATATCTTGCCCAGGTGTTGAAAAACTTTAAGGTAGTACTGTTTCATGGTTCGCTGTCACGCGATGAAAAGGAAGCTGCAATTGAGTCATTTAAAAATGATGCAGAAATCCTGATATGCACTGAGGCAGGCGGTGAGGGGCGTAATCTGCAATTCTGTAATGTGCTTATAAATTATGATCTTCCGTGGTCGCCGCTTAAGGTGGAGCAGCGCATTGGGCGCATTCACCGCTTTGGGCAAAGCAACAATGTCATCATTTACAATTTTGCTACAAGGGATACTGTTGCCGAACGTGTTCTGGAAGTACTTAACCATAAGTTAAAATTGTTTGAAGAATCCTTAGGAACGCCTGATGTAATTTTAGGTGACATCGCTGATGAGCGCTTCTTTAACCGAATTTTTATGGAACTTATTGCAGGCTTAAAAAATAAGCGCAAGGTATCAAAGGACATTGATACCCATCTTCAAAAAGCAAGGGAAAGTTATAGCAAATTGCAGGAGCTTACTGTTGCTCGCAAAATTGACATGAATTTTGATCAGTATTACACAATCACTATGCAGGAACGCGAATTTACCAATGCGCGCATTGAGCAGTTTATGAACGAACTGAAATCAGTTGATACGTCAATTGCACAATGTATATCAGATCCCAACCCCAAAACCGGATTGTATTTTGTGCGCCATAATCCTGCGCATGGCACACCAATTAATAAATTTGGGACATTTAAAAGCCAGATAGCTCTTGAAAACGAAGCTCTTGAATTTTTAGCTTTTGGTCACCCACTTGTTGATTTTGGCATTGCACGGTGTAAGGAGCATGCATTTGGAGGATTTTCAGGTATAAAGCAAATTATTTGTCCGTATGATGCACGAGGTTTGATCTTTCATTATCTTTTGACACTATACGCAAAAGAAGAGGTTCAGCAAATAGTGCCGGTATTTTTGCCAGAGGATATTTTAAACCAGGCCATAGTGGAGGACATTGAACAGGAAGCGCTGCGTCAATACGGTTGTGTGGTGAGTGTTGAAAATGACGTAGCTAAAAACTACTGCGATAGAATAGAGTATTACTATGAGCTATCGCTTGCACGCCTTGAAAAAAAGGTCAGGGCGATAGTTACTGAAATAAAAGAATCAATGAATTTGCATATTGATCCATACCTTGAAAGCCTGCAGCACCATTATCGGCAGGAGATGGATTTTTTGGAAAAACGTCTTGAATGGCAGGAGTGCCAAAGGAAGTGGTATGGCAAAGATATGCATAGTGCCATGACTAGGACAAAAAATATGATGAAAAAAATTGAAGAAGAATTCAAAATCCGCCTTGAGCAGTACTCTGGATTTGCAGATGTACAATGGAATTATAGACTTATTAATGTAGGAATATTGATTTGCAAAAAGTCTTCATTTTAA
- a CDS encoding tetratricopeptide repeat protein, with protein sequence MAVTEEIQNLAPEEEAEIKRIVDSFDSELSSIAQMRGKVSVIQADSTADDFTITPGEKSETGELEAVPEVYEEPEEIVDITDMIQEVPEEAPPSGKEEALPEFEFEEPATFEEAPKETEIAVEEQLPKELLEEEIPAFEEKEIPPRPSKKEVSPLDELEELTKFEPETVEAHEIRTDEFVTEEPRGPRDVSLDEDIHLSEIGAEEVSEISEIKAEELPQADLSALGIDEEMPQPAAFEEISKEEEPPRARFETPSFDELESFEEPVRKAEKVERAVEEFRPEFEGLGEEETQPISMEESVEISDAELRRLKKALLLLHPTLRRKIKDIILQDQLSPEDTRKLIDLIVSGKPEDNIQRFIEKKLNIRLTLEEEIPQRRVITARPEYTREGMQRQQRLLRQTKIIAAAILVGFVLTVTVYQYIYKPFMAKRLINKGVALILEPGDPATKKVKDYKKAEELFEYVDQHYKKDYLYGYNAYARAYFKKREFDYSYTKLKRAFQINNRDIDTLNNTGYFFAKIPQNYYTRIQNDAIKTFAPKGTYEISQVDLAIMMYNRALAIDPKNITALFGIGNAYLYQGQYLKSRQYFENILKVDPNSWVGYAGLLNLFIERDNLPEVLSIHTDLRARDILTDIPSPLLAKLAHYYLGKNRSDTFNVRVDLGIQSPRLKDEEDNLIPACRGVLDALKEKDPDYPPLYVASAKLAAAQKNLKLVEMLLKEAEQKAEEKGERYFAALHLLGEYNYTIKQPVEAYKYLNAAITAYQYPPEFTYEDFYYESESIGKTYAYLGHIFYYFFDKVTLRFGDELDEALLDEESDKMANLDIARQKYELALQENFSSPEVRYNLGRIYYVNQNYQQALEQWLNLYEDIVTNPQVMFAIGNAFYHMNNLEASKGEYLKMIAVFERKAEAIRMPRADRQEHLIIFQSLASAYNNLGAVYQIQGNETKSSIAYWKAIEYASRLGMENEFARVNLARGFKPRTQPIMPILDENIPYSIDIFRAELR encoded by the coding sequence ATGGCAGTTACCGAAGAGATACAGAATCTGGCTCCAGAAGAAGAAGCTGAAATAAAACGCATTGTTGATTCGTTTGATTCTGAACTATCATCTATTGCTCAGATGCGCGGTAAGGTAAGTGTTATCCAGGCTGATTCTACTGCAGATGATTTTACCATTACACCAGGTGAAAAGTCAGAAACAGGTGAGCTAGAAGCTGTGCCTGAAGTGTATGAAGAGCCTGAAGAGATAGTTGACATAACTGATATGATTCAGGAAGTGCCGGAGGAAGCTCCGCCGTCGGGTAAAGAAGAGGCATTACCTGAGTTTGAATTTGAGGAACCAGCAACCTTTGAAGAAGCTCCAAAAGAAACAGAAATAGCAGTTGAAGAACAATTGCCAAAGGAGTTGCTGGAAGAAGAAATACCTGCATTTGAAGAAAAGGAAATACCACCACGACCATCAAAAAAAGAAGTAAGTCCACTTGATGAACTGGAAGAGCTTACAAAATTTGAACCTGAAACTGTTGAAGCTCACGAAATCCGTACCGATGAATTTGTGACTGAAGAGCCACGTGGGCCACGTGATGTAAGCTTGGATGAGGACATACATCTTTCTGAAATTGGGGCAGAAGAGGTATCGGAGATATCAGAAATAAAGGCGGAGGAGTTGCCCCAGGCGGATCTATCGGCATTAGGCATTGATGAGGAAATGCCACAGCCGGCAGCGTTTGAAGAAATTTCAAAAGAAGAAGAGCCACCACGAGCGCGATTTGAAACACCTTCATTTGATGAGCTTGAAAGCTTTGAAGAGCCAGTACGAAAAGCAGAAAAGGTTGAACGTGCTGTTGAAGAATTCAGACCTGAGTTTGAGGGATTAGGTGAAGAGGAAACACAGCCCATATCAATGGAGGAAAGTGTTGAGATATCAGATGCAGAATTGCGGCGGCTTAAAAAAGCATTACTCCTGCTTCACCCAACTCTAAGAAGGAAAATTAAAGATATAATTTTACAGGACCAGTTATCCCCTGAAGATACGCGAAAGCTCATCGACCTTATTGTTTCTGGAAAGCCTGAAGACAATATTCAGCGCTTCATTGAAAAAAAGCTTAATATACGGCTTACCCTTGAGGAAGAAATCCCACAAAGAAGAGTCATCACTGCGCGTCCTGAATATACCCGTGAAGGGATGCAGCGACAACAGCGGCTTTTACGGCAGACAAAGATTATTGCAGCGGCAATACTTGTTGGATTTGTATTAACAGTAACTGTCTATCAGTATATTTATAAGCCATTTATGGCCAAACGGCTTATCAACAAGGGGGTGGCTTTGATACTTGAGCCGGGCGACCCTGCCACTAAAAAGGTGAAGGATTATAAAAAGGCAGAAGAACTTTTTGAATACGTTGACCAGCATTATAAAAAGGATTATCTTTATGGCTATAATGCCTATGCGCGGGCATACTTTAAAAAGAGAGAGTTTGATTATTCGTATACTAAACTAAAACGCGCATTTCAGATTAATAATCGGGATATTGATACACTGAACAATACTGGGTATTTCTTTGCCAAAATACCGCAAAACTATTATACCCGTATTCAAAACGATGCCATTAAAACATTTGCGCCCAAAGGCACCTATGAGATTTCACAGGTTGATCTTGCAATTATGATGTATAACAGAGCGTTAGCTATTGACCCAAAAAATATCACCGCTCTGTTTGGTATTGGTAATGCTTACTTGTATCAGGGGCAGTATTTAAAATCACGCCAGTATTTTGAGAATATTCTTAAAGTAGATCCTAATTCCTGGGTTGGCTATGCAGGCCTTCTTAATCTTTTTATTGAGCGAGATAATCTGCCCGAAGTGCTTTCAATACATACGGACCTGCGTGCGCGAGACATTCTCACGGATATCCCGTCGCCACTTTTGGCCAAGTTAGCCCATTACTACTTAGGCAAAAACCGTTCGGATACGTTCAATGTGCGTGTTGATTTAGGTATACAATCACCACGGCTCAAGGACGAAGAGGATAATTTAATACCAGCATGCCGTGGTGTGCTTGATGCATTAAAAGAAAAGGATCCGGATTATCCTCCTTTGTATGTTGCCAGTGCTAAGTTAGCTGCAGCACAGAAGAACCTTAAGCTTGTTGAAATGCTCTTAAAAGAAGCTGAACAAAAAGCAGAGGAAAAAGGCGAACGTTATTTTGCAGCACTGCATCTTTTAGGTGAATACAACTATACAATAAAGCAACCGGTTGAAGCGTATAAATACTTAAATGCAGCTATCACAGCATATCAGTACCCACCAGAGTTCACCTATGAGGATTTTTACTACGAATCTGAATCAATAGGTAAAACATACGCCTACCTTGGCCATATCTTTTATTATTTCTTTGATAAGGTTACATTAAGGTTTGGCGATGAGCTTGATGAAGCGCTTCTTGATGAGGAATCTGATAAAATGGCAAATTTAGATATTGCACGGCAAAAGTATGAGCTTGCCTTGCAGGAAAACTTTTCCTCTCCTGAAGTGCGCTATAACCTGGGCCGGATATACTATGTAAACCAGAATTACCAGCAGGCACTTGAGCAATGGCTTAATCTGTATGAAGATATTGTAACCAATCCCCAGGTTATGTTTGCGATAGGCAATGCGTTCTATCATATGAATAACTTAGAGGCAAGTAAGGGTGAGTATTTAAAGATGATTGCTGTGTTTGAACGTAAGGCCGAAGCGATACGGATGCCTAGGGCTGACCGACAGGAACATCTGATTATCTTCCAGTCGCTGGCATCAGCATATAATAATTTAGGTGCAGTATATCAGATCCAGGGGAATGAAACCAAAAGCAGCATTGCTTATTGGAAGGCTATAGAGTATGCCTCACGCCTTGGTATGGAAAATGAATTTGCTCGTGTCAACCTTGCACGTGGATTCAAGCCACGGACTCAGCCCATTATGCCTATCCTTGATGAAAACATTCCATATAGCATTGATATCTTCAGAGCTGAACTGCGGTAA
- a CDS encoding glycogen-binding domain-containing protein, producing MPKSLQWIMLIITLCYFSTNDYVPSKSVPYFSLYTLSKASPPSPVTVSHSKPGMPQILKGTLITYKNRSAHKVYIAGDFSYWKKQPMERSSHGVWFYIIPYDDDERIVRYKFLVDGVWINDPTNQDIADDNAGSYFSIVRQEKLPEGTQVSFKILDENIRLVEFRLYAPNASIVALAGDFNNWNPEIDLLKKDSSGIWRLKKRLPKGAFRYNFVVDGTWKLDMYNPNTASNAAGMLCSVIQFP from the coding sequence ATGCCAAAATCGCTGCAATGGATTATGCTTATCATCACACTGTGTTATTTCTCTACTAACGATTATGTGCCCTCAAAAAGTGTTCCTTATTTTTCGCTGTACACTCTTTCAAAAGCTTCACCGCCCTCACCGGTAACTGTCTCACATAGTAAGCCTGGCATGCCACAAATACTCAAAGGCACACTGATAACCTACAAAAACCGAAGTGCCCACAAAGTGTATATAGCCGGTGATTTTTCATACTGGAAAAAACAACCCATGGAACGAAGCTCTCATGGAGTATGGTTTTACATAATTCCTTATGATGATGACGAGCGTATTGTGCGCTATAAATTTCTGGTTGATGGTGTTTGGATTAATGATCCTACAAACCAGGACATTGCCGATGACAATGCTGGATCATATTTTTCTATTGTTCGACAGGAAAAGCTTCCGGAAGGCACACAGGTTAGTTTCAAGATTCTTGATGAAAATATACGGCTAGTTGAATTCAGGTTGTATGCACCAAATGCATCAATCGTGGCACTTGCTGGCGATTTCAATAACTGGAATCCCGAAATTGATTTGCTAAAAAAAGATAGTTCTGGGATTTGGCGCCTTAAGAAGCGCTTGCCTAAAGGAGCATTCCGCTACAACTTTGTTGTGGATGGTACGTGGAAGCTTGATATGTACAATCCAAACACCGCATCAAACGCAGCAGGAATGCTGTGCTCAGTGATACAGTTCCCCTAA
- a CDS encoding endonuclease: MHILKRVYQQLLSHYGPQHWWPAETSFEVTIGAILAQNISWANAAKAVENLKKHKLLSPQALYKKSAGAIAPYITSSGYYNQKAGAIAAFLHWFKQYDFSFESLQRLPTDTLRKELLSLPRIGPETCDSILLYALNRKIFVVDAYTKRIFTRFGILTGNEDYMAIQEFFHKNFEGTVQDYNEYHALIVKHGKDVCTKKPHCDKCCIAQVCGKVL; this comes from the coding sequence ATGCATATACTGAAAAGAGTCTATCAACAGTTACTATCGCACTATGGTCCACAGCACTGGTGGCCTGCAGAGACTAGCTTTGAAGTAACTATCGGCGCAATTCTGGCTCAAAATATCTCATGGGCTAATGCTGCAAAAGCAGTTGAAAATCTCAAAAAACACAAGCTTTTATCACCACAGGCGCTTTACAAAAAAAGTGCTGGGGCCATAGCTCCATACATTACATCTTCAGGATACTATAATCAGAAAGCTGGTGCCATTGCTGCATTTTTACATTGGTTTAAGCAATATGATTTCAGCTTTGAATCATTGCAGAGATTACCTACCGATACGCTTCGTAAAGAATTGCTTTCACTCCCTCGCATAGGCCCCGAAACGTGTGATTCCATATTGCTATATGCACTTAATAGAAAAATATTTGTTGTAGATGCTTATACTAAAAGAATATTCACACGCTTTGGGATTTTAACGGGGAACGAGGATTATATGGCAATACAGGAGTTCTTTCATAAAAACTTTGAGGGCACGGTACAGGATTATAATGAGTATCATGCATTAATTGTAAAACACGGTAAGGATGTGTGCACAAAAAAACCACACTGTGATAAATGTTGTATAGCGCAGGTGTGCGGTAAGGTACTGTAA
- a CDS encoding Lrp/AsnC family transcriptional regulator: MKPYSIDKLGEDILEILSNDARTSAEDIARQLNVSADKVAKYIKKLEKDRIILRYKTHINWQRIKQHEVRALIEVKVTPQRGVGFDSVAEVIYRFPEVTAVYLLSGGYDLLVQVEGPSLKEVATFVAEKLATIDHVQSTVTHFMLKKYKEDGDILVDQPEGKRLPVSF, encoded by the coding sequence ATGAAACCTTACAGTATAGATAAATTGGGCGAAGATATCCTTGAGATTTTATCCAATGATGCACGAACATCAGCTGAAGATATTGCTCGGCAGCTTAATGTAAGTGCAGATAAAGTTGCAAAATATATAAAGAAGCTTGAAAAGGACCGAATCATCCTGCGCTATAAAACGCATATCAACTGGCAGCGCATAAAGCAACATGAGGTAAGGGCGCTCATTGAAGTTAAGGTAACTCCGCAGCGAGGAGTTGGCTTTGATTCGGTTGCAGAAGTCATTTACCGCTTCCCTGAGGTCACGGCGGTATATCTTTTATCGGGGGGCTATGATTTGCTGGTGCAGGTTGAGGGGCCATCGCTTAAAGAAGTTGCAACATTTGTAGCTGAGAAGCTTGCAACAATTGATCACGTGCAATCAACGGTCACTCATTTTATGCTCAAAAAATACAAGGAGGACGGCGACATCCTTGTGGATCAGCCTGAGGGCAAACGCCTTCCGGTAAGCTTTTAG